In Arthrobacter ramosus, one DNA window encodes the following:
- a CDS encoding glycosyltransferase gives MTVPETNKPLTILIAAETYRPQVNGAAQFGYRLAKGMKARGHNVHVLACRADNGKSFTEFGDEGTVHRLKSHGVFTHEYFRICYPWEIKNDIRLLFDKVQPDVVHIQSHYSIGEHVLYEAKKRGIRIIATNHFMPENLNPFLPFPQWFKDIIGRVSWKDMGKVMGQADVVTTPTPLAAKAMHQHAFLRKVLPLSNGIDAAAYELAPGEEIEPHANPTVLFVGRLAEEKHVDVLIDAVSKTPAELNVHLEIVGGGEVRAALAAQAKRLGLGDRVKFLGLASDEDLRKAYIRADLFCMPGTAELQSLVTLEAMSASTPVLLANAMALPHLVREGENGHLFTPGDSNELAARITELFRLPAGELEAMGKASRAMVEPHSIQGTLQTFEDLYRGASYEDKVI, from the coding sequence GTGACCGTTCCCGAAACCAACAAACCCCTCACCATCCTGATTGCGGCGGAAACCTACCGCCCGCAGGTCAACGGTGCTGCTCAGTTCGGGTACCGGCTTGCCAAAGGCATGAAGGCGCGCGGACACAATGTCCATGTGCTGGCCTGCCGGGCGGACAACGGCAAGAGCTTCACCGAATTCGGGGATGAAGGCACGGTACACCGCCTGAAGTCCCACGGAGTCTTCACGCACGAGTACTTCCGCATCTGCTACCCCTGGGAAATCAAGAACGACATTCGGCTGCTCTTCGACAAGGTCCAGCCCGACGTCGTTCATATCCAGAGCCACTACTCGATCGGCGAACACGTTCTCTACGAGGCGAAGAAACGCGGCATTCGGATCATCGCCACCAACCACTTCATGCCCGAAAACCTGAACCCCTTCCTGCCGTTCCCGCAATGGTTCAAGGACATCATCGGGCGGGTGTCGTGGAAAGACATGGGCAAAGTCATGGGCCAGGCCGACGTCGTCACCACCCCCACGCCGCTGGCCGCGAAGGCCATGCACCAGCACGCTTTCCTCCGCAAGGTCCTGCCCCTGTCCAACGGTATCGACGCGGCGGCTTATGAACTGGCGCCGGGGGAAGAGATCGAGCCGCATGCCAACCCCACCGTTCTCTTTGTCGGCCGCCTTGCCGAAGAAAAGCATGTGGACGTCCTGATCGACGCAGTCTCCAAGACACCCGCCGAACTCAATGTGCATCTTGAAATCGTCGGCGGCGGCGAGGTCCGCGCCGCGCTGGCGGCCCAAGCCAAGCGGCTGGGCCTGGGGGACCGGGTCAAGTTCCTGGGCCTGGCGAGCGATGAGGACCTGAGGAAGGCGTACATTCGCGCTGACCTGTTCTGCATGCCCGGAACCGCCGAACTGCAGTCCCTCGTGACGCTCGAGGCGATGTCGGCGTCGACGCCGGTTCTTCTCGCCAATGCTATGGCCCTGCCGCATCTGGTGCGCGAAGGCGAAAACGGGCATCTGTTCACGCCGGGGGACAGCAACGAGTTGGCAGCCCGGATCACCGAGCTCTTCCGCCTGCCGGCCGGCGAACTCGAAGCCATGGGCAAGGCGAGCCGCGCCATGGTGGAGCCGCACAGCATCCAAGGCACATTGCAGACGTTCGAAGACCTCTACCGCGGGGCGAGCTATGAAGACAAGGTCATCTAG
- a CDS encoding DMT family transporter produces MVWFAVLLAVLGAFCLAIGAQRQGSAVKADTGGLALSSHGFLRLLRNPRWMLGLLLLALGMGMNAIALVSAPLTVVQPIGAIALVITTVVNAKDQGLKINRGTVVAISACVTGSAMFVLLAVNATQENHHVSGEDEITIVLLLTLAVGLFGTLAVVFRHRLSAFVYILGAGVLFGFVAVLTRIIGRHLLDPNGHFLLNVQWYTVVAIAAAGGLGSWFVQSAYSGGPPDLVIAGLTVVDPIVGIAIGIAILGELRPDVHAVLAIGMAVAASLAIVGVIALSRHHPEVTKRKRDAKAAASRKA; encoded by the coding sequence ATGGTCTGGTTCGCAGTCCTTCTTGCGGTGCTTGGCGCCTTTTGCCTTGCCATTGGCGCCCAGCGCCAGGGGAGCGCGGTCAAAGCGGATACCGGTGGCCTCGCCCTGAGTTCCCACGGTTTCCTGAGGCTTCTGCGAAATCCGCGGTGGATGCTCGGCCTGCTGTTGCTTGCCTTGGGCATGGGCATGAACGCCATTGCCCTGGTGTCAGCACCGCTGACGGTGGTGCAGCCCATCGGAGCCATCGCCTTGGTCATCACCACGGTGGTCAACGCCAAGGACCAGGGACTTAAAATCAATCGCGGCACGGTAGTGGCGATCTCGGCTTGCGTGACCGGCTCTGCGATGTTCGTCCTGTTGGCCGTCAACGCCACCCAGGAGAACCACCACGTCAGCGGCGAGGACGAAATAACCATCGTGCTCCTGTTGACCCTCGCCGTCGGGCTCTTTGGAACGTTGGCCGTGGTGTTCCGACACCGCTTGAGTGCTTTCGTGTACATCCTGGGAGCCGGTGTGTTGTTCGGATTCGTCGCGGTCCTGACACGTATCATCGGCCGGCACCTGCTGGACCCCAACGGGCACTTTCTGCTCAATGTGCAGTGGTACACCGTAGTCGCCATTGCCGCGGCAGGCGGGCTCGGCTCCTGGTTCGTGCAGAGTGCCTATTCGGGTGGGCCGCCGGATTTGGTGATCGCAGGGCTGACTGTGGTGGACCCCATTGTGGGAATTGCCATCGGGATCGCAATTTTGGGTGAGCTTCGTCCCGATGTCCACGCCGTGCTTGCAATCGGCATGGCTGTGGCCGCTTCCCTTGCTATCGTGGGGGTTATTGCCCTGAGCCGGCACCATCCGGAGGTCACCAAGCGAAAACGTGACGCGAAGGCGGCTGCAAGCCGGAAGGCCTAG
- a CDS encoding CDP-alcohol phosphatidyltransferase family protein, with product MKFIGAGARPGQPQIDHDLIFTVPNFLTVLRFMGVPLFVWLVLWQREYGFAVLVLAIMGGTDWVDGYVARRFNQTSKLGRILDPVADRLALITVAVTLVIAGVVDWWYLAALVVPDAVLATASLFYFHSHPDLPVSRIGKIRTAFLLLGTPLLVLSKLAVPNTRVYFVIAWVCLGLGLLGHWVAAYNYFWAILRKGKELKANDGGRG from the coding sequence GTGAAGTTCATCGGTGCAGGCGCACGCCCGGGCCAGCCACAGATCGACCATGATCTCATCTTCACGGTCCCCAATTTCCTGACTGTTTTGCGCTTCATGGGCGTCCCGCTGTTCGTGTGGCTGGTGCTGTGGCAAAGGGAATATGGTTTCGCCGTGTTGGTTCTCGCCATCATGGGCGGCACTGACTGGGTGGATGGCTACGTCGCGCGGCGTTTCAACCAAACCTCCAAACTGGGCCGCATCCTCGATCCCGTGGCGGATCGCCTGGCGCTCATCACCGTCGCTGTCACGCTCGTCATCGCCGGGGTGGTGGATTGGTGGTACCTGGCCGCCCTGGTGGTGCCCGACGCAGTGCTTGCCACAGCCTCATTGTTCTATTTCCATAGCCACCCCGACCTCCCCGTGAGCCGGATCGGCAAGATCCGGACGGCGTTCCTGCTCCTGGGCACGCCTCTTCTGGTCCTCTCCAAGCTCGCGGTTCCCAACACCCGTGTCTACTTCGTGATCGCCTGGGTCTGCCTGGGCTTGGGTCTGCTAGGGCACTGGGTGGCGGCCTACAACTATTTCTGGGCAATCCTCCGCAAGGGCAAAGAACTCAAAGCCAACGACGGCGGTCGCGGCTGA
- a CDS encoding phage holin family protein — protein sequence MSGRHSGRVGQGPGISALPNTLKLAARLAPRQLNDEISLAKLELKGKGKQLGIAGAFVGVALIFFSLLVIALVVAAILGLATVMPPWLAALVVAAAFLLIILIGALIAFRAFKGAMPLVPEKTIRGIKHDLGIVKEGTSFDASILDPSSEAYKAAEAAKAAAAEKAKAEKAAKAEAHKAEQPPAPSEAELLRRLEQRREHLADVRDQLGVELDVKTQGKVLRDAAGQKLDDGRRFAADKLADFSEKVPAGLPERLAARWKELFLFAASATVAAVGLRKLFKK from the coding sequence ATGAGTGGACGTCACAGCGGCCGGGTTGGCCAAGGCCCGGGCATTTCGGCGTTGCCGAACACCCTGAAACTTGCAGCCCGGCTCGCGCCGCGGCAGCTCAACGACGAAATCAGCCTTGCCAAGCTTGAACTTAAGGGCAAAGGCAAACAGTTGGGCATTGCCGGCGCTTTCGTTGGCGTTGCGCTGATCTTTTTCTCTTTGCTCGTCATCGCCCTGGTTGTGGCTGCCATCTTGGGCCTGGCCACGGTCATGCCCCCGTGGTTGGCTGCGCTTGTGGTTGCGGCGGCGTTCCTTTTGATCATTCTTATCGGAGCCCTCATCGCCTTCCGTGCGTTCAAGGGGGCCATGCCGCTTGTGCCTGAGAAAACCATCCGCGGCATCAAGCACGATCTCGGCATAGTCAAGGAGGGCACTTCCTTCGACGCCAGTATCCTCGATCCCTCGTCGGAAGCCTACAAGGCAGCGGAGGCAGCGAAAGCCGCCGCAGCTGAGAAAGCCAAGGCCGAAAAGGCCGCCAAGGCAGAAGCACACAAAGCCGAGCAACCCCCCGCCCCAAGCGAAGCTGAGCTGCTCCGCCGTCTGGAGCAGCGCCGCGAGCACCTCGCCGACGTTCGCGATCAGCTCGGCGTCGAGCTCGACGTCAAGACCCAGGGAAAGGTCCTCCGCGACGCTGCCGGGCAAAAGCTCGACGACGGACGCCGGTTCGCTGCCGACAAACTCGCAGATTTCAGTGAGAAGGTTCCGGCCGGGTTGCCGGAGCGGCTCGCTGCACGCTGGAAAGAGCTATTTCTCTTCGCCGCTTCCGCCACGGTGGCCGCAGTAGGACTGCGGAAGCTGTTCAAGAAGTAA
- a CDS encoding multidrug effflux MFS transporter → MNTPPVPGDSLSRREKLLYILLLGALTALGPFTVDLYLPAFPALEHHFDVSAAAIQLTLTGTTVGFAIGQLVVGPFSDKFGRRTPLILATALHIGSSLGAALSTDISTLALFRVLMGVGAAGGGVVAMAMVRDLFAGYAMVRMFSRMSLVNGLAPILAPIIGSQLLLVMPWPGIFYFLASYGFLVIIAAVFLIRETYPAELRRQTTSTAGQRYRAVFADRIFVGMLLVGGFNFGGLFAYLSASTFLFQQVYNFSPQEYGLLFGVNSLGIVAGVQISSRVIRRVAPQWIMAFATAWMLLMALLIVVFDLLGFGLWGVMVPLWFYILATGFMFPCVQVIALANHGAQAGTAASLLGASNFLMAGIIPPVVGWLGVSSAVPMGAVQAVCLAGAVSALWLVVRPRSVPSIH, encoded by the coding sequence GTGAACACTCCCCCTGTACCGGGCGATTCCCTCAGTCGACGCGAAAAACTCCTCTATATCCTGCTACTTGGCGCATTGACCGCCTTGGGTCCATTTACCGTGGATCTCTATCTGCCGGCGTTTCCCGCGCTGGAGCATCATTTCGACGTGTCAGCGGCTGCGATCCAACTCACACTGACCGGCACGACAGTGGGCTTCGCCATTGGCCAATTGGTGGTGGGTCCGTTCAGCGACAAGTTCGGGCGCCGCACGCCCTTGATCCTGGCAACGGCCCTGCATATCGGTTCCTCCCTCGGCGCAGCACTTTCCACGGACATCAGCACACTTGCCCTGTTCCGCGTCCTCATGGGCGTCGGTGCAGCCGGCGGTGGCGTGGTGGCCATGGCGATGGTCCGGGACCTCTTCGCCGGTTACGCCATGGTGCGGATGTTCTCCCGCATGTCGCTGGTGAATGGCCTGGCGCCCATTCTGGCTCCGATCATCGGTTCACAACTGCTGTTGGTGATGCCATGGCCCGGGATCTTCTACTTCCTGGCAAGCTACGGATTCCTCGTGATCATTGCTGCGGTGTTCCTCATCCGGGAAACGTATCCCGCCGAGCTCCGCCGGCAGACGACGTCGACGGCGGGCCAACGCTACAGGGCCGTGTTCGCCGACCGGATTTTTGTCGGGATGCTGCTGGTCGGCGGGTTCAACTTCGGCGGACTGTTTGCTTACCTTTCCGCGTCCACTTTCCTGTTCCAGCAGGTCTACAACTTCTCCCCGCAGGAATACGGCCTGCTGTTCGGCGTCAACTCCCTGGGCATCGTCGCCGGCGTCCAAATCAGCTCCAGGGTCATCAGGCGAGTGGCACCCCAATGGATCATGGCATTCGCCACGGCCTGGATGTTGCTGATGGCCCTTTTGATTGTGGTGTTCGATCTGCTCGGCTTCGGCCTATGGGGCGTCATGGTCCCGCTGTGGTTCTACATCCTTGCCACCGGGTTCATGTTCCCCTGCGTCCAGGTGATTGCCCTGGCCAACCACGGCGCGCAGGCCGGAACCGCGGCTTCCTTGCTAGGTGCCTCGAACTTCCTGATGGCCGGCATCATCCCGCCCGTGGTTGGCTGGCTGGGCGTCAGCTCTGCCGTTCCCATGGGGGCCGTCCAGGCAGTGTGTCTCGCAGGCGCCGTGTCGGCCCTCTGGCTCGTCGTGCGGCCGCGGTCCGTCCCGTCCATCCACTGA
- a CDS encoding glycine zipper domain-containing protein, whose translation MTRKPHRNGRGFFLGAMLGAVVGFLLGRGAGNPVLGALLGAVVGSAILYRINPGPWKRD comes from the coding sequence ATGACGCGCAAACCGCACCGCAACGGCAGGGGCTTCTTCCTTGGAGCGATGCTTGGCGCCGTCGTCGGCTTCTTGCTGGGCCGCGGGGCCGGAAACCCTGTGCTCGGAGCCCTGCTGGGCGCCGTCGTCGGTTCCGCAATCCTTTACCGGATCAATCCCGGGCCATGGAAACGGGACTAA
- a CDS encoding MBL fold metallo-hydrolase — protein sequence MSKNWSAEENVKEVAEDVFFVQGPAVNWTILKRGKEFTLIDTGYPGNWPLLQSSMNFLGLATENAAGVLLTHGHSDHIGNAARISAMGIPVFASHAELPNIRREVLEQVTVKDLGLRILRPRVGAWAVHAIRSGGLSDVAVPGVVAMTQDILDALPGSPRIIATGGHTSGHVSFFVPSAKAVVTGDALVTGHAVSPVCGPQLLPAVFHHRPSETLASVEVLRQLGAEMILPGHGPVVSGLDGTIELVSDGRYSPFA from the coding sequence ATGTCGAAGAACTGGTCAGCCGAGGAAAACGTGAAGGAAGTTGCCGAGGACGTCTTTTTCGTCCAAGGCCCGGCCGTCAACTGGACCATCCTCAAGCGGGGCAAGGAATTCACCCTCATTGACACGGGCTATCCCGGGAACTGGCCATTGCTCCAATCAAGCATGAATTTCCTTGGACTGGCCACGGAAAATGCTGCCGGAGTTCTCCTGACGCATGGTCACTCCGATCACATCGGCAATGCCGCGAGAATATCCGCAATGGGCATTCCGGTATTTGCGTCCCATGCGGAGCTGCCAAACATCCGCCGGGAGGTCCTCGAGCAAGTCACCGTGAAGGATCTTGGTTTGCGGATCCTCCGCCCGAGGGTCGGCGCGTGGGCCGTACACGCCATCCGATCCGGGGGCTTGTCCGACGTCGCGGTCCCGGGTGTCGTTGCGATGACCCAGGACATTCTGGACGCGCTCCCGGGATCTCCCCGGATCATTGCCACTGGCGGGCACACCAGCGGCCATGTGTCCTTCTTCGTCCCTTCAGCCAAGGCAGTCGTGACCGGGGATGCACTCGTCACTGGCCACGCCGTCAGTCCGGTTTGCGGTCCGCAGCTGTTGCCCGCTGTCTTCCATCACCGCCCGTCGGAGACCTTGGCCAGCGTTGAGGTGCTTAGGCAATTGGGCGCTGAGATGATCCTGCCGGGTCATGGGCCTGTGGTGAGCGGGCTCGACGGGACAATTGAGCTCGTCTCTGACGGAAGGTACTCCCCTTTCGCTTGA
- a CDS encoding fibronectin type III domain-containing protein: MRLLTILFRRRTWFRWATAASVLFLLGYSAVYLGPPARAAVPKTIISLTFDDGNADQLPAEQLLKSLGLHGTFFITTSWIDNPSWLTRANLNSIAADGNEIGGHTITHPDLTTLSTSAATNEVCGGRTTLASWGFNATDFAYPFAAENSSVEQIVKNCGFASARNLGDIRSPASCSGCPFAETLPPANPYNTAAPDEVDSTWTLQNLEDLVTNAEPGGGWVQLTFHHIAVGTDPTLTIDPNLFKTFVTWLAARTANGTTSVQTVAQALGNVPNQPPVAAFTSSTAGLTATFDGSTSTDPNGTVASYSWDFGDGSPAGTGVKPSHTYAAAGTYQVKLTVTDNSGLTGTVTHAVPVAAAATAPAAPTGVGATAGNASAVVSWTAPANGGSPITSYAVTPSTGGTALAPVTVSGNPPATTATVTGLSNGTAYTFTVTASNAVGTSVASAASPPVTPTAPTVPGTPTGVSATAGNASAVVSWTAPANGGSPITSYAVTPSSGGTALAPVTVSGNPPSTTATVTGLSNGTAYTFTVTATNAVGTSAPSAASAPVTPTAPVPGVTNGGFESGLTSWTTGGVKAPVASTTAHTGTGSALLGLASGAEPLGDSSLAQTITMPAAGTSTLSFWYQPHTADETCTSTACRYDWMEAQVRTTSGTVLASLFKLCNNNGTWTQLSANLSAYNGQAILLWFNVHLDGSSPADDTWMYLDDVTLTNSQTTPTAPAAPTGVTATAGNASATVSWTAPANGGSPITSYAITPHAGATTLAPVTVTGNPPATTANITGLSNGTAYTFTVTATNAIGTSPASTASAPVTPTAAATAPAAPTGVTATAGNASATVSWTAPANGGSPITSYAITPHAGTTTLAPVTVTGNPPATSTNVTGLSNGTAYTFTVTATNAIGTSPASAASAPVTPTGTTTSTITNGGFESGLSSWITGGVKAPVASTIAHTGTGSALLGLASGAEPLGDSSLSQTITVPATGTTTLSFWYQPHSQEDPCTGNACPYDWMEAQVRTTTGTTLGSLFKLCNNNGTWTQLTADLIAYKGQTITLWFNVHLDGSTPADDTWMYLDDVTLTNG; the protein is encoded by the coding sequence ATGCGGCTCCTGACCATACTGTTCCGGCGGCGCACGTGGTTCCGCTGGGCCACGGCCGCGTCCGTGCTGTTTTTGCTTGGCTACTCCGCTGTCTACTTAGGGCCCCCTGCGCGGGCGGCAGTGCCGAAAACAATCATCAGCCTGACCTTCGACGACGGCAATGCCGATCAGCTCCCGGCCGAACAGTTACTGAAGTCACTCGGATTGCACGGCACCTTCTTCATTACGACCAGCTGGATCGATAATCCGTCATGGCTCACCCGAGCCAACCTGAACAGCATCGCTGCGGACGGCAACGAGATCGGTGGCCACACCATCACCCACCCGGACCTCACCACGTTGTCCACGTCGGCCGCAACTAACGAGGTTTGCGGCGGGCGTACAACGCTTGCCAGTTGGGGGTTCAACGCCACCGATTTCGCCTATCCCTTCGCCGCCGAAAACTCTTCCGTCGAGCAAATCGTGAAGAATTGCGGTTTTGCCAGTGCGCGCAATTTGGGTGACATCCGTTCGCCCGCGAGCTGCTCTGGCTGCCCCTTCGCGGAAACCCTTCCGCCGGCCAATCCATACAACACCGCGGCACCGGATGAAGTCGACAGCACGTGGACGCTGCAGAACCTGGAGGACCTGGTTACCAACGCGGAACCGGGAGGGGGCTGGGTCCAGCTGACCTTCCACCACATCGCCGTCGGGACAGATCCCACTTTGACCATCGATCCCAATCTCTTCAAGACTTTTGTCACGTGGCTGGCTGCGAGAACGGCCAACGGAACCACGTCCGTTCAAACGGTCGCCCAGGCCCTGGGCAATGTGCCCAACCAGCCCCCTGTAGCCGCCTTCACATCCTCGACGGCGGGTCTCACAGCCACGTTTGACGGTTCGACGTCGACCGATCCGAACGGGACTGTGGCCTCTTACAGCTGGGACTTCGGCGACGGCTCCCCGGCGGGCACCGGCGTGAAGCCTTCGCACACCTACGCCGCGGCGGGAACGTACCAAGTGAAGCTGACGGTGACCGATAACTCCGGCCTCACAGGGACCGTCACGCACGCGGTACCTGTAGCTGCCGCCGCGACCGCGCCTGCGGCTCCCACAGGGGTGGGCGCGACGGCGGGGAACGCGTCGGCGGTGGTGTCGTGGACGGCTCCGGCCAACGGCGGGTCCCCGATCACCTCGTATGCCGTGACGCCTTCCACCGGCGGCACGGCCCTGGCCCCGGTGACGGTGTCCGGTAATCCGCCTGCGACGACGGCGACGGTCACCGGGCTGAGCAACGGCACGGCCTACACGTTCACCGTCACGGCCTCGAACGCCGTCGGGACGTCCGTTGCTTCGGCCGCGTCCCCGCCCGTCACCCCGACGGCCCCAACAGTTCCGGGGACTCCGACAGGCGTGAGCGCGACGGCGGGCAACGCTTCCGCGGTGGTGTCCTGGACGGCTCCGGCCAACGGCGGTTCCCCGATCACCTCCTACGCCGTGACGCCTTCGTCCGGTGGCACGGCTTTGGCTCCGGTGACGGTCTCCGGAAATCCGCCCTCGACGACGGCGACCGTCACCGGACTGAGCAACGGCACGGCCTACACCTTCACCGTCACGGCCACCAACGCTGTGGGGACGTCTGCGCCGTCCGCCGCGTCGGCCCCGGTCACGCCCACGGCGCCGGTTCCCGGCGTCACCAACGGCGGGTTCGAATCCGGGCTCACGTCCTGGACCACCGGCGGCGTCAAGGCCCCCGTGGCCTCCACCACCGCGCACACCGGCACCGGCTCCGCGCTCCTGGGCCTGGCATCCGGGGCCGAACCCCTCGGGGACAGCAGCCTGGCCCAGACCATCACCATGCCCGCCGCCGGGACCTCCACCCTGTCCTTCTGGTACCAACCGCACACCGCCGACGAGACCTGCACCAGCACCGCCTGCCGCTACGACTGGATGGAAGCACAAGTCCGCACCACCAGCGGCACGGTCCTGGCCAGCCTGTTCAAGCTCTGCAACAACAACGGCACCTGGACCCAGCTCAGCGCCAACCTCTCCGCCTACAACGGGCAGGCCATCTTGCTCTGGTTCAACGTCCACCTCGACGGTTCCAGCCCGGCGGATGACACCTGGATGTACCTCGACGACGTCACCCTGACCAACAGCCAGACAACCCCCACGGCACCGGCGGCCCCGACCGGGGTCACCGCGACCGCGGGGAACGCCTCCGCCACCGTGTCCTGGACCGCCCCGGCCAACGGCGGCTCCCCGATCACCTCCTACGCCATCACCCCGCACGCCGGTGCCACGACCCTGGCCCCGGTCACCGTCACCGGGAACCCGCCCGCCACGACCGCGAACATCACCGGGCTCAGCAACGGCACCGCCTACACCTTCACCGTCACCGCCACCAACGCCATCGGCACCTCACCGGCCTCCACGGCATCGGCACCGGTCACCCCCACCGCAGCCGCGACGGCACCCGCCGCCCCCACCGGGGTCACCGCGACGGCGGGCAACGCCTCCGCGACCGTGTCCTGGACCGCCCCGGCCAACGGCGGCTCCCCGATCACCTCCTACGCCATCACCCCGCACGCCGGAACCACGACCCTGGCCCCGGTCACCGTCACCGGGAACCCGCCCGCCACCAGCACCAACGTGACAGGGCTCAGCAACGGCACCGCCTACACCTTCACCGTCACCGCCACCAACGCCATCGGCACCTCACCGGCCTCCGCGGCCTCGGCGCCGGTCACCCCCACGGGAACCACCACCTCGACCATCACCAACGGCGGCTTCGAATCCGGGCTCAGCTCCTGGATCACCGGCGGCGTCAAGGCACCCGTGGCCTCCACCATCGCCCACACCGGCACCGGCTCCGCGCTCCTGGGCCTGGCATCCGGGGCAGAACCCCTCGGAGACAGCAGCCTGTCCCAGACCATCACCGTCCCCGCCACCGGAACCACCACCCTGTCCTTCTGGTACCAGCCCCACAGCCAGGAAGACCCCTGCACCGGAAATGCCTGCCCGTACGACTGGATGGAAGCACAAGTCCGCACCACCACCGGCACCACCCTGGGAAGCCTCTTCAAACTCTGCAACAACAACGGCACCTGGACCCAGCTCACCGCCGACCTCATCGCCTACAAAGGCCAGACCATCACCCTCTGGTTCAACGTCCACCTCGACGGCTCCACCCCCGCCGACGACACCTGGATGTACCTCGACGACGTCACCCTCACCAACGGGTAA